Proteins from one Enoplosus armatus isolate fEnoArm2 chromosome 4, fEnoArm2.hap1, whole genome shotgun sequence genomic window:
- the ercc8 gene encoding DNA excision repair protein ERCC-8 isoform X1 gives MLGFLTARQAGLDDPLRLRRAESTRRVLSLKLNPDRDVDRIHGNGINTIDIEAIEGRYMLSGGADGVIVIYDLENFNGKAQYTCKAVCTVGRSNRYVHKFSVETVQWYPYDTGMFVSSSFDKTMKVWDTETLKPAEVFEFEGNVYSHHLSPIARKHSLIAVGTKNPKIQLCDLKSGSRIHVLQGHRAEVLSVRWSPRYEHILATASADSKVKVWDVRRASGCLFALDQHNGDKSKASSEAVNTAHNGRVNGLCFTGDGLYLLTTGTDDRMRLWNSASGENTLVNYGKVCNESRKRLQFTVSRGCSPEFVFVPCGSSVAVYTLHTGELVTMLRGHYNNVDCCEFHPDYQELYSGGKDCNILAWVPVLRTSDVEEESNSAKDAAGQSSVNPALQDAWSSDED, from the exons ATGTTGGGGTTTCTGACAGCAAGGCAGGCTGGTCTGGACGACCCTCTGCGACTGAGACGTGCAGAGTCAACAAGAAG GGTCCTCAGTCTGAAGTTGAATCCTGACAGAGACGTTGACAGAATCCATGGAAATGGCATCAACACCATTGACATTGAAGCAATAGAGGGCAGATA CATGTTGTCTGGTGGAGCAGATGGAGTGATTGTCATCTATGACCTGGAGAACTTCAATGGAAAAGCACAGTACACCTGCAAGGCAGTTTGCACAGTAGGCAG GTCGAATCGGTATGTCCACAAATTCAGTGTCGAGACAGTCCAGTGGTATCCTTATGACACAGGCATGTTTGTCTCCAGTTCCTTTGACAAGACAATGAAAGTCTGggacactgagacactgaag CCGGCTGAAGTCTTTGAGTTTGAGGGCAATGTCTACAGCCACCACCTGTCCCCCATCGCCAGGAAGCACAGTCTcattgcag TTGGCACCAAAAATCCTAAAATCCAGCTCTGTGACCTGAAGTCTGGTTCACGGATTCATGTTCTTCAGG GTCACAGAGCAGAGGTCCTGTCTGTGCGGTGGTCGCCCAGATACGAGCACATCTTAGCCACAGCCAG TGCAGACAGCAAAGTGAAAGTATGGGATGTGCGTCGGGCTTCTGGGTGTCTCTTTGCTCTGGACCAGCACAATGGAGACAAGTCAAAAGCGTCCTCTGAGGCAG TGAACACAGCTCATAATGGCAGAGTGAATGGCCTGTGCTTTACTGGCGATGGCCTCTACCTCCTCACTACTGGAACTGATGACCGCATGCGACTATGGAATAGTGCCTCTGGGGAAAACACACTG GTAAATTACGGGAAGGTCTGCAACGAGAGTCGTAAAAGGCTACAGTTCACAGTGTCACGGGGCTGCAGcccagagtttgtgtttgtgccatgCGGCAGCTCAGTAGCGGTGTATACCCTCCACACGGGAGAGCTCGTCACTATGCTCAGGGGTCACTACAACAACGTCGACTGCTGCGAGTTCCACCCAGACTACCAG GAGCTGTATAGTGGAGGTAAAGACTGTAACATCCTGGCGTGGGTTCCTGTCCTTCGTACCTCAGATGTGGAAGAAGAGTCAAACAGTGCAA AGGATGCTGCTGGCCAGTCTTCAGTGAACCCTGCCTTACAGGATGCATGGAGCAGTGATGAAGATTAA
- the ercc8 gene encoding DNA excision repair protein ERCC-8 isoform X2 yields MLGFLTARQAGLDDPLRLRRAESTRRVLSLKLNPDRDVDRIHGNGINTIDIEAIEGRYMLSGGADGVIVIYDLENFNGKAQYTCKAVCTVGSSFDKTMKVWDTETLKPAEVFEFEGNVYSHHLSPIARKHSLIAVGTKNPKIQLCDLKSGSRIHVLQGHRAEVLSVRWSPRYEHILATASADSKVKVWDVRRASGCLFALDQHNGDKSKASSEAVNTAHNGRVNGLCFTGDGLYLLTTGTDDRMRLWNSASGENTLVNYGKVCNESRKRLQFTVSRGCSPEFVFVPCGSSVAVYTLHTGELVTMLRGHYNNVDCCEFHPDYQELYSGGKDCNILAWVPVLRTSDVEEESNSANKDAAGQSSVNPALQDAWSSDED; encoded by the exons ATGTTGGGGTTTCTGACAGCAAGGCAGGCTGGTCTGGACGACCCTCTGCGACTGAGACGTGCAGAGTCAACAAGAAG GGTCCTCAGTCTGAAGTTGAATCCTGACAGAGACGTTGACAGAATCCATGGAAATGGCATCAACACCATTGACATTGAAGCAATAGAGGGCAGATA CATGTTGTCTGGTGGAGCAGATGGAGTGATTGTCATCTATGACCTGGAGAACTTCAATGGAAAAGCACAGTACACCTGCAAGGCAGTTTGCACAGTAGGCAG TTCCTTTGACAAGACAATGAAAGTCTGggacactgagacactgaag CCGGCTGAAGTCTTTGAGTTTGAGGGCAATGTCTACAGCCACCACCTGTCCCCCATCGCCAGGAAGCACAGTCTcattgcag TTGGCACCAAAAATCCTAAAATCCAGCTCTGTGACCTGAAGTCTGGTTCACGGATTCATGTTCTTCAGG GTCACAGAGCAGAGGTCCTGTCTGTGCGGTGGTCGCCCAGATACGAGCACATCTTAGCCACAGCCAG TGCAGACAGCAAAGTGAAAGTATGGGATGTGCGTCGGGCTTCTGGGTGTCTCTTTGCTCTGGACCAGCACAATGGAGACAAGTCAAAAGCGTCCTCTGAGGCAG TGAACACAGCTCATAATGGCAGAGTGAATGGCCTGTGCTTTACTGGCGATGGCCTCTACCTCCTCACTACTGGAACTGATGACCGCATGCGACTATGGAATAGTGCCTCTGGGGAAAACACACTG GTAAATTACGGGAAGGTCTGCAACGAGAGTCGTAAAAGGCTACAGTTCACAGTGTCACGGGGCTGCAGcccagagtttgtgtttgtgccatgCGGCAGCTCAGTAGCGGTGTATACCCTCCACACGGGAGAGCTCGTCACTATGCTCAGGGGTCACTACAACAACGTCGACTGCTGCGAGTTCCACCCAGACTACCAG GAGCTGTATAGTGGAGGTAAAGACTGTAACATCCTGGCGTGGGTTCCTGTCCTTCGTACCTCAGATGTGGAAGAAGAGTCAAACAGTGCAAATAAG GATGCTGCTGGCCAGTCTTCAGTGAACCCTGCCTTACAGGATGCATGGAGCAGTGATGAAGATTAA
- the ercc8 gene encoding DNA excision repair protein ERCC-8 isoform X3 — protein MLGFLTARQAGLDDPLRLRRAESTRRVLSLKLNPDRDVDRIHGNGINTIDIEAIEGRYMLSGGADGVIVIYDLENFNGKAQYTCKAVCTVGRSNRYVHKFSVETVQWYPYDTGMFVSSSFDKTMKVWDTETLKPAEVFEFEGNVYSHHLSPIARKHSLIAVGTKNPKIQLCDLKSGSRIHVLQGHRAEVLSVRWSPRYEHILATASADSKVKVWDVRRASGCLFALDQHNGDKSKASSEAVNTAHNGRVNGLCFTGDGLYLLTTGTDDRMRLWNSASGENTLVNYGKVCNESRKRLQFTVSRGCSPEFVFVPCGSSVAVYTLHTGELVTMLRGHYNNVDCCEFHPDYQELYSGGKDCNILAWVPVLRTSDVEEESNSANKDAAGQSSVNPALQDAWSSDED, from the exons ATGTTGGGGTTTCTGACAGCAAGGCAGGCTGGTCTGGACGACCCTCTGCGACTGAGACGTGCAGAGTCAACAAGAAG GGTCCTCAGTCTGAAGTTGAATCCTGACAGAGACGTTGACAGAATCCATGGAAATGGCATCAACACCATTGACATTGAAGCAATAGAGGGCAGATA CATGTTGTCTGGTGGAGCAGATGGAGTGATTGTCATCTATGACCTGGAGAACTTCAATGGAAAAGCACAGTACACCTGCAAGGCAGTTTGCACAGTAGGCAG GTCGAATCGGTATGTCCACAAATTCAGTGTCGAGACAGTCCAGTGGTATCCTTATGACACAGGCATGTTTGTCTCCAGTTCCTTTGACAAGACAATGAAAGTCTGggacactgagacactgaag CCGGCTGAAGTCTTTGAGTTTGAGGGCAATGTCTACAGCCACCACCTGTCCCCCATCGCCAGGAAGCACAGTCTcattgcag TTGGCACCAAAAATCCTAAAATCCAGCTCTGTGACCTGAAGTCTGGTTCACGGATTCATGTTCTTCAGG GTCACAGAGCAGAGGTCCTGTCTGTGCGGTGGTCGCCCAGATACGAGCACATCTTAGCCACAGCCAG TGCAGACAGCAAAGTGAAAGTATGGGATGTGCGTCGGGCTTCTGGGTGTCTCTTTGCTCTGGACCAGCACAATGGAGACAAGTCAAAAGCGTCCTCTGAGGCAG TGAACACAGCTCATAATGGCAGAGTGAATGGCCTGTGCTTTACTGGCGATGGCCTCTACCTCCTCACTACTGGAACTGATGACCGCATGCGACTATGGAATAGTGCCTCTGGGGAAAACACACTG GTAAATTACGGGAAGGTCTGCAACGAGAGTCGTAAAAGGCTACAGTTCACAGTGTCACGGGGCTGCAGcccagagtttgtgtttgtgccatgCGGCAGCTCAGTAGCGGTGTATACCCTCCACACGGGAGAGCTCGTCACTATGCTCAGGGGTCACTACAACAACGTCGACTGCTGCGAGTTCCACCCAGACTACCAG GAGCTGTATAGTGGAGGTAAAGACTGTAACATCCTGGCGTGGGTTCCTGTCCTTCGTACCTCAGATGTGGAAGAAGAGTCAAACAGTGCAAATAAG GATGCTGCTGGCCAGTCTTCAGTGAACCCTGCCTTACAGGATGCATGGAGCAGTGATGAAGATTAA